The following are from one region of the Novosphingobium aureum genome:
- a CDS encoding amino acid aminotransferase, producing the protein MLTNLQQQPADALLALIKLHNDDPRADKIDLGVGVYRTGQGETPVFGAIKAAEKKLVETQDSKAYLGPEGDMGFVHALMPYIFGKANPDMDGRIVGMQTPGGTGSLRLALAMAQRAGVKRIIVGKPSWPNHNQICKDLGLEVFEFNHAGEDGKVDMDALRSALAAGGEGDAVLLHGCCHNPTGIDYAPADWDEIAAILAKSAVLPIIDLAYQGLGQGMEEDAYGLRRVLGAVSEALVCYSCDKNFGLYRDRVGALYAVAKDPAELGAIMSNGHALARANWSQPPDHGGAAVRVVLEDETLTAQWLDELDQMRERMRQVRARLAEAGKTGGVDLTALGSQNGLFSIIPFTPDQVQAMRKEHGIYFAGSGRINVAGLTTGNIEKFIAAVAQVTG; encoded by the coding sequence ATGCTTACCAATCTTCAGCAACAGCCCGCCGACGCGCTTCTTGCGCTGATCAAGCTCCACAACGACGATCCGCGCGCAGACAAGATCGACCTCGGTGTCGGCGTCTACCGTACCGGTCAGGGCGAAACGCCCGTCTTCGGCGCCATCAAGGCGGCGGAGAAGAAGCTGGTCGAGACGCAGGATTCGAAAGCCTACCTCGGCCCCGAGGGCGACATGGGCTTCGTCCACGCGCTGATGCCGTACATCTTCGGCAAGGCGAATCCCGACATGGACGGTCGGATCGTGGGCATGCAGACCCCGGGCGGCACCGGTTCGCTGCGTCTCGCGCTTGCCATGGCGCAGCGCGCGGGCGTGAAGCGGATCATCGTCGGCAAGCCGAGCTGGCCCAACCACAACCAGATCTGCAAGGATCTCGGTCTCGAGGTCTTCGAGTTCAACCATGCCGGCGAGGACGGCAAGGTCGACATGGACGCGCTGCGCAGCGCGCTGGCCGCAGGGGGTGAAGGTGACGCGGTGCTGCTGCACGGCTGCTGCCACAACCCGACCGGCATCGACTATGCGCCCGCCGACTGGGACGAAATCGCCGCAATCCTTGCCAAGAGCGCGGTGCTTCCGATCATCGACCTTGCCTACCAGGGCCTCGGCCAGGGCATGGAAGAGGATGCCTACGGTCTTCGCCGCGTCCTCGGCGCGGTGAGCGAAGCTCTGGTCTGCTATTCGTGCGACAAGAACTTCGGCCTCTACCGCGACCGTGTCGGCGCGCTCTACGCGGTGGCCAAGGATCCGGCAGAGCTGGGTGCGATCATGTCGAACGGCCATGCTCTCGCACGCGCCAACTGGTCGCAGCCGCCCGATCATGGCGGCGCGGCGGTGCGTGTGGTGCTCGAGGACGAGACCCTGACCGCGCAGTGGCTCGACGAGCTAGACCAGATGCGCGAGCGCATGCGTCAGGTGCGCGCGCGCCTTGCTGAGGCAGGCAAGACCGGTGGCGTCGACCTGACTGCGCTGGGTAGCCAGAACGGCCTGTTCTCGATCATCCCGTTCACGCCCGATCAGGTACAGGCGATGCGC
- a CDS encoding DUF1134 domain-containing protein, with protein sequence MSVFKQTKGQARLTTLVAAALAVLTPITGAHAQVQTVDPDAAIDGDLNGGDTSFPAQSGAQAQSSAQGQYPAQTYPAQTQYPAQTQYPAQTQYPAEQQDVPEGYGTSSAGNGMPVESGSQTYQGAATATARQADDTTYHEDDLIGAAEGVFGKGAQGLADLIKDLLKKQGEPNGYIVGREAGGAFAVGVRYGSGTLFHKVEGERPVYWTGPSIGFDAGANAASTFVLVYNLYDTDDLYKRFGAGEGQAYLIGGFNVSYLRRGDTVLIPVRAGAGLRLGANIGYMKFSEKQRWLPF encoded by the coding sequence ATGTCGGTGTTCAAGCAGACCAAGGGCCAAGCGCGCCTGACAACGCTGGTGGCCGCTGCGCTGGCCGTGCTCACGCCGATCACAGGCGCTCATGCGCAGGTTCAGACCGTCGATCCCGATGCGGCGATCGACGGGGACCTCAACGGTGGCGACACCAGTTTTCCGGCACAGTCGGGGGCACAGGCCCAGTCTTCGGCGCAAGGCCAGTATCCTGCACAGACGTATCCTGCACAGACTCAGTATCCCGCACAGACGCAATACCCTGCGCAGACGCAGTATCCGGCCGAGCAGCAGGACGTGCCCGAGGGCTATGGCACTTCAAGTGCGGGCAACGGGATGCCGGTCGAATCGGGCTCGCAGACCTATCAGGGCGCCGCGACCGCAACGGCGCGGCAGGCCGATGACACGACCTACCACGAGGACGATCTGATCGGCGCGGCCGAGGGCGTATTCGGCAAGGGCGCGCAGGGGCTTGCGGACCTGATCAAGGACCTGCTCAAGAAGCAGGGCGAGCCCAACGGCTACATCGTCGGGCGCGAGGCGGGCGGCGCCTTTGCGGTGGGCGTGCGCTACGGTTCGGGGACGCTGTTCCACAAGGTCGAGGGCGAGCGCCCGGTCTACTGGACGGGGCCCTCGATCGGTTTCGATGCGGGCGCCAACGCGGCGAGCACCTTCGTGCTGGTCTACAACCTCTACGACACTGACGACCTCTACAAGCGCTTCGGTGCGGGCGAGGGGCAGGCCTACCTGATCGGTGGCTTTAACGTCAGCTACCTGCGCCGCGGCGATACGGTCCTGATCCCGGTTCGTGCGGGTGCCGGCCTGCGTCTGGGCGCGAACATCGGTTACATGAAGTTCTCGGAGAAGCAGCGCTGGCTGCCTTTCTGA
- a CDS encoding phosphatase PAP2 family protein, whose product MRRLVEDRDWIVPALALTGAVGTCAIAATPSYLFLLHATSTPIGCFIIATVICSIWATWQVILARPVSPLREMWSIISRHRSGIGHLTGVVLVASLGLMVFTWTKSMLNFHVVFWADRALAEQDRALFLGHDPWTLFSWMNFRYVGHVYHRSWFVAIIGTLLVAASAPRSPERSAIMLHYFVLWLVIGPVIHMLMPAVGPIFYERMGYGNRFAGLVVDEETARIADYLWTTYQAKGSLLGSGISAMPSLHVVMSTWIAITARVIAPRLFPWAVAYAMLIFALSISLGWHYALDGIVGASAAIVSYLLLRSIMRRKHSTECSALPVPS is encoded by the coding sequence ATGAGACGACTTGTTGAAGATCGTGACTGGATTGTTCCAGCTTTGGCGTTGACCGGAGCTGTTGGAACTTGTGCAATTGCAGCGACTCCGAGCTACTTGTTTCTTTTGCACGCAACGAGCACCCCGATAGGTTGCTTTATCATCGCAACGGTGATTTGCTCGATCTGGGCGACTTGGCAAGTCATCCTTGCCCGTCCTGTGTCCCCCTTGCGAGAGATGTGGTCCATTATCTCGCGCCATCGCTCTGGCATCGGACACTTGACCGGGGTCGTTCTTGTAGCAAGTCTTGGTCTCATGGTCTTTACGTGGACCAAATCAATGCTCAATTTCCATGTCGTGTTCTGGGCTGATAGGGCGCTTGCCGAACAAGACAGGGCTCTGTTCTTGGGGCATGACCCATGGACATTATTTTCGTGGATGAATTTTCGTTATGTCGGGCATGTCTATCACCGGTCCTGGTTTGTAGCGATCATCGGGACACTACTGGTTGCCGCTAGTGCCCCTCGCTCTCCAGAGAGGTCCGCGATCATGTTGCATTACTTTGTGCTGTGGCTTGTGATCGGACCGGTCATTCACATGCTCATGCCCGCGGTTGGCCCGATTTTTTACGAGCGCATGGGTTACGGCAATCGCTTTGCGGGACTAGTGGTGGATGAGGAGACGGCACGCATAGCCGACTATCTTTGGACAACCTACCAAGCAAAAGGCTCCCTGCTAGGAAGCGGCATCTCGGCGATGCCTTCTCTGCATGTCGTGATGTCGACGTGGATCGCGATCACGGCGCGGGTAATCGCTCCCAGGCTGTTTCCGTGGGCAGTTGCATATGCCATGTTGATTTTCGCGCTCTCGATCTCGCTGGGCTGGCACTACGCGCTAGATGGAATTGTAGGGGCTTCCGCCGCGATTGTTAGCTACCTACTGCTACGCAGCATAATGCGTCGCAAGCACTCGACCGAGTGCAGTGCTCTACCGGTGCCATCCTGA
- a CDS encoding DsbA family protein: MITFARRKRDTGNSAPIIVRAISMILGLSVLALVLPFPSEAKAQASEGASARAQIQNDPVAPRRGARKGDVVLVLFSDYQCPYCRRLHPMLEQLLKEDPKVTVVYRDWPILSQGSVDAAKAAIAANYQGKHKAFDAALMQISGRIGTEDIRAAATRAGVDWKRLQSDLKLHKDDIEGLLGRNDLYATMLGLSGTPGMLVGPYLVPGVVDMAGLRKVVGMARARSGTTGD, from the coding sequence ATGATCACATTCGCACGGCGCAAGCGCGATACCGGCAACTCTGCGCCGATCATCGTGCGCGCCATATCAATGATTCTTGGCCTGTCGGTTCTGGCGCTGGTTCTGCCGTTCCCCTCCGAGGCGAAAGCGCAGGCGAGCGAAGGAGCCAGCGCCCGTGCGCAGATCCAGAACGATCCTGTCGCCCCGCGGCGCGGCGCGCGCAAGGGTGACGTCGTTCTGGTCCTCTTCTCCGACTACCAGTGCCCCTATTGCAGGCGGCTGCACCCGATGCTCGAGCAATTGCTCAAGGAAGACCCGAAGGTCACCGTCGTCTATCGCGACTGGCCGATCCTCAGCCAGGGCTCGGTCGATGCGGCCAAGGCCGCCATCGCCGCCAATTATCAGGGCAAGCACAAGGCCTTCGACGCAGCGCTGATGCAGATTTCGGGACGAATTGGCACCGAGGACATCCGCGCCGCCGCCACGCGCGCAGGGGTCGACTGGAAACGCCTCCAGTCCGACCTCAAGCTGCACAAGGACGATATCGAAGGTCTGCTCGGACGCAATGACCTCTACGCAACGATGCTGGGCCTTTCCGGCACCCCGGGCATGCTGGTCGGACCATACCTCGTACCCGGCGTGGTCGACATGGCGGGCCTGCGCAAAGTGGTGGGAATGGCCCGTGCGCGATCGGGGACCACAGGGGACTGA
- the cobA gene encoding uroporphyrinogen-III C-methyltransferase — MIAPHHDDFPEGSVWLVGAGPGDPELLTRKAERLIASASVIFHDALVGPEVLALAPRRSRKVYVGKRSGRHSKEQKAIDALIVEAALAGERVVRLKGGDPSIFGRSTEELDACRAAGVAVRVCPGVTAASAAAAGLGASLTLRGLARKLTFVTAHARAGEELVLDWERLADPEATLAVYMGKAAAGQVSARLIEAGLPATTPVALVENASLPQERTFHTQLSLLPLAARTALGDGPALLLIGEALRQSEAPAVSLAAQRGTSLQEL; from the coding sequence ATGATTGCCCCCCATCATGACGATTTCCCCGAGGGTTCGGTCTGGCTGGTCGGGGCTGGTCCCGGCGATCCCGAACTGCTGACCCGCAAGGCCGAGCGGCTGATCGCTTCTGCCAGCGTGATCTTCCATGATGCGCTGGTCGGACCCGAAGTGCTCGCACTTGCACCGCGCCGTAGCCGCAAGGTCTATGTCGGCAAGCGCTCCGGGCGCCATTCGAAGGAGCAGAAGGCAATCGATGCGCTGATCGTCGAGGCCGCGCTTGCCGGTGAGCGGGTGGTGCGCCTCAAGGGCGGCGATCCCTCGATCTTCGGTCGCTCAACCGAGGAGCTCGACGCTTGCCGTGCTGCGGGCGTAGCGGTCCGGGTATGCCCCGGCGTTACCGCGGCGAGTGCGGCTGCGGCAGGGCTCGGGGCCTCGCTCACCCTGCGCGGCCTCGCGCGCAAGCTGACCTTCGTCACCGCGCATGCCCGGGCGGGCGAGGAGCTGGTGCTCGACTGGGAGCGGCTCGCCGATCCCGAAGCGACGCTCGCGGTCTACATGGGCAAGGCGGCTGCGGGCCAAGTCTCGGCCCGCCTGATCGAGGCCGGGTTGCCGGCTACCACGCCCGTCGCTCTGGTCGAGAATGCGAGCCTGCCGCAAGAGCGCACTTTCCACACCCAGCTCTCGCTGCTGCCGCTGGCCGCGCGTACCGCGCTTGGCGATGGTCCTGCGCTGCTGCTCATCGGCGAGGCGCTGCGTCAGAGCGAGGCGCCAGCCGTGTCGCTCGCGGCGCAGCGCGGAACCAGCTTGCAAGAATTGTGA
- a CDS encoding nitrate reductase — protein MAPIRTTCAYCGVGCGIVAEVSGGDDRGVVIAGDRSHPANGGRLCSKGTHLGETVGLEGRLLHPVVDGARTDWDGALDAVAHRMRKAIDEHGPESVAFYVSGQLLTEDYYAANKLMKGFIGTGNIDTNSRLCMASAVAAYNRAFGEDVVPCSYEDLDAADLIVLVGSNTAWCHPVVWQRIEKTRERRGTKIVVIDPRRTETAEQADLHIPVAPDGDVALFNALLARMMALGMHDHAFLNGRVEVDPDFWTGLDCDPGIAPKLFEQLCTLVVAHPRMITLFSQGSNQSVAGTDKGNAIINLHLATGRINRIGAGPFSITGQPNAMGGREVGGLASTLACHLGFSEDERRDVAAFWKAPQLCSGPGLKAVDMFRAVHEGKIKFLWVMATNPAVSMPDSGFVREALARCETLVVSDVIAGTDTARHADILLPAEAWGEKDGTVTNSERRVSRQRRLFASPGEARADWRIIAGVAARMGWEAAFDWPNAASVFREYAAMTRLSAARGLCLDLTAHADLSDEAYETMQPFQWGGERPLAWRFPRPSGKARMVTVRPSAQSFDRAFPLRLNTARYRDQWHTMTRTGLSATLSQHRPEPLLEVHPADAAKDGLHDGGLARIVTRQGSAVFRVMVSEGQRRGEICVPMHWADAMSGEGRANLLPGQQVDPVSGQPGFKNNAARAMPLTPDWQAFLVLREAIEPHGLLYWTRSKVAAGWLYELAGEGSVDLDALLPEGERLEVADFARGMRRIAVRGEDGVLLAAAFLTRKGRLPQRAWVAGQLGLDEASACELLAARPSTPQPDRGPIVCVCHGVGANDITAAAESGADTVAAIGSCTRAGTNCGSCRPAIAKLLEACSNTTREPAE, from the coding sequence ATGGCGCCGATCCGTACCACCTGCGCCTATTGCGGTGTCGGCTGCGGTATCGTGGCCGAGGTCTCTGGCGGTGACGATCGGGGGGTCGTGATCGCCGGAGACCGAAGCCACCCGGCGAACGGCGGGCGGCTCTGCTCGAAGGGCACGCACCTTGGCGAGACCGTCGGGCTCGAGGGGCGGCTCCTGCACCCCGTGGTCGACGGTGCGCGCACGGACTGGGACGGGGCGCTCGACGCCGTCGCGCACAGGATGCGCAAGGCGATCGACGAGCACGGTCCCGAAAGCGTCGCTTTCTATGTCTCGGGCCAGCTCCTGACCGAGGACTATTACGCGGCCAACAAGCTGATGAAGGGTTTCATCGGCACCGGCAACATCGACACCAATTCGCGCCTGTGCATGGCGAGCGCGGTCGCCGCCTACAACCGTGCCTTCGGCGAGGACGTGGTGCCTTGTTCCTACGAGGACCTCGATGCCGCAGACCTGATCGTGCTGGTCGGCTCCAATACGGCATGGTGCCACCCGGTCGTGTGGCAGCGCATCGAGAAGACGCGTGAGCGGCGCGGCACGAAGATCGTGGTGATCGATCCACGCCGGACCGAGACGGCCGAGCAGGCCGACCTCCACATACCCGTAGCACCCGACGGCGACGTCGCGCTGTTCAATGCCCTGCTGGCGCGCATGATGGCGCTGGGCATGCATGACCATGCCTTCCTCAACGGGCGGGTCGAGGTCGATCCCGACTTCTGGACCGGGCTCGATTGCGATCCGGGGATTGCGCCCAAGCTGTTCGAGCAGCTGTGCACGCTGGTCGTCGCCCATCCGCGCATGATCACGCTGTTCTCGCAAGGCTCCAACCAGTCGGTCGCGGGTACCGACAAGGGCAACGCGATCATCAACCTGCATCTCGCGACGGGACGCATCAACCGCATCGGGGCAGGCCCGTTCTCGATCACCGGCCAGCCCAACGCGATGGGCGGCCGCGAGGTCGGCGGGCTCGCCAGTACGCTGGCGTGTCACCTCGGGTTCTCCGAGGACGAGCGGCGCGACGTGGCCGCGTTCTGGAAGGCGCCGCAGCTGTGCTCCGGGCCCGGTCTCAAGGCGGTGGACATGTTCCGCGCGGTTCACGAGGGCAAGATCAAGTTCCTGTGGGTCATGGCGACCAATCCGGCGGTCTCGATGCCCGACAGCGGCTTCGTGCGCGAGGCGCTTGCGCGCTGCGAGACGCTGGTCGTCTCCGACGTGATCGCTGGGACCGACACCGCGCGCCATGCCGACATCCTCCTGCCCGCCGAAGCCTGGGGCGAGAAGGACGGCACCGTCACCAATTCCGAACGCCGTGTCTCGCGCCAGCGTCGCCTCTTCGCCAGTCCCGGCGAGGCCCGCGCCGACTGGCGCATCATCGCCGGGGTCGCTGCCCGCATGGGCTGGGAAGCGGCCTTCGACTGGCCCAATGCTGCCTCGGTCTTCCGGGAATATGCAGCGATGACGCGGCTTTCCGCAGCGCGCGGCCTTTGCCTCGACCTCACCGCGCATGCTGACCTCTCGGACGAGGCCTACGAGACGATGCAGCCGTTCCAGTGGGGCGGCGAACGTCCGCTGGCATGGCGCTTTCCGCGCCCCTCGGGCAAGGCGCGCATGGTCACGGTGCGTCCTTCGGCGCAGAGCTTCGACCGCGCCTTTCCGCTGCGGCTCAACACGGCGCGCTACCGCGACCAGTGGCACACCATGACCCGCACAGGCCTTTCGGCGACGCTCTCGCAGCATCGCCCGGAACCTTTGCTCGAGGTTCACCCCGCCGATGCCGCGAAGGACGGATTGCACGACGGGGGGCTCGCAAGGATCGTGACCCGGCAGGGCAGCGCGGTCTTTCGCGTGATGGTGAGCGAGGGACAGCGCCGCGGCGAGATCTGCGTGCCGATGCACTGGGCCGATGCGATGAGCGGGGAAGGGCGCGCCAATCTCCTTCCCGGCCAGCAGGTCGACCCGGTCTCCGGCCAGCCCGGTTTCAAGAACAATGCCGCGCGCGCGATGCCGCTCACGCCCGACTGGCAGGCCTTTCTCGTGTTGCGCGAGGCAATCGAGCCGCATGGTCTGCTCTACTGGACCCGCTCGAAGGTCGCCGCAGGCTGGCTCTACGAACTTGCCGGCGAGGGCAGTGTCGATCTCGATGCACTGCTTCCCGAAGGCGAGCGGCTCGAGGTTGCCGACTTCGCGCGCGGCATGCGCCGCATCGCGGTGCGCGGCGAGGATGGCGTGCTGCTCGCGGCGGCCTTCCTGACGCGCAAGGGGCGCCTGCCGCAGCGCGCCTGGGTAGCGGGCCAGCTTGGCCTCGATGAGGCAAGCGCCTGCGAACTGCTCGCCGCGCGCCCGAGCACGCCGCAGCCCGATCGCGGTCCGATCGTATGCGTGTGCCATGGCGTCGGCGCGAACGACATCACGGCAGCGGCCGAAAGTGGCGCCGACACCGTCGCGGCAATCGGGTCCTGCACCCGCGCCGGGACCAACTGCGGCTCGTGCCGCCCGGCCATCGCCAAGTTGCTCGAGGCATGTTCAAACACGACAAGGGAGCCTGCGGAATGA
- the nirD gene encoding nitrite reductase small subunit NirD — protein sequence MIGDWLDIGSAQQIEAGTARTLPVEDASGAKVREIAVFRTMRGEFFAIENTCPHRQGPLSQGIVHGDVVTCPLHNWNISLRTGMALGGDEGCVPTIPLRVDAGRLYLLRSAVIGSGNQAEAA from the coding sequence GTGATCGGAGACTGGCTGGATATCGGGTCTGCACAGCAGATCGAGGCAGGCACTGCGCGCACGCTTCCGGTCGAGGATGCGAGCGGCGCCAAGGTCCGCGAGATCGCGGTGTTCCGCACCATGCGCGGCGAGTTCTTCGCAATCGAGAATACCTGCCCGCACCGGCAGGGGCCGCTAAGCCAGGGCATCGTCCATGGCGACGTGGTGACCTGTCCCTTGCACAACTGGAACATCTCGCTGCGCACCGGCATGGCGCTGGGCGGGGACGAGGGCTGCGTGCCGACGATCCCGCTGCGTGTCGATGCCGGGCGGCTCTACCTCCTGCGCTCTGCCGTGATCGGCTCTGGCAACCAGGCCGAGGCGGCCTGA
- the nirB gene encoding nitrite reductase large subunit NirB, with amino-acid sequence MNFANGGLPGGKREKLVVIGNGMAGCRAVEEILARDPGRFEVTIFGAEPRVNYNRIMLSPVLAGEKTFDEIVINTSEWYADNGITLVSGDRVDHIDRANQTVVAASGRTEPYDKLLIATGSEPFIIPVPGKDLEGVVTFRDLDDVDRMLAAADKGGNAVVIGGGLLGLEAAHGLSLRGMKVTVIHLMPTLMERQLDEAAGYLLKTELESRGQTILTGANTKEVLGKQGKVTGVLLEDGTEIPADIVVMAVGIRPSTGLAKAAGLDVERGILVDDHMVTSDPAILSVGECVQHRGLCYGLVAPLWEMCRALADHVTDRPTGYAGSVTSTKLKVSGIDLFSAGDFSGAPGPDGEPCEDIVMRDASRGIYKRVIVQGNKVVGAVLYGDTADGSWYFDLLKKGEDVSDIREALIFGQAFASGGALADPNAAVAALSDDAEICGCNGVSKGQVVSCINDGSHSLDAVRSTCKASASCGSCTGLVESLLSLTLGGEVESGPKTLCKCTSFTHDDVRALILEKELKLIPQVMQELHWSTPDGCASCRPALNYYLLCAWPDEYEDDQKSRFVNERMHANIQKDGTYSVVPRMWGGLTNPRELRAIADVVEKYDAPMVKVTGGQRLDIFGIKKEDLPAVWADLNAAGMVSGHAYGKSLRTVKTCVGSEWCRFGTQDSTGLGVQIERMTWGSWMPHKFKIAVSGCPRNCAEATIKDFGVVCVDSGYELHIAGNGGIKVRATDLLCKVETEQEALDVCAAFIQLYREEAHYLERTAPWVERVGLQYVKDRLAEDGAIATYAAAFRYSQQFMQDDPWARRAEGERSDLHQHIATVRPMEMETVS; translated from the coding sequence ATGAACTTCGCGAATGGGGGGCTTCCCGGCGGCAAGCGCGAGAAGCTGGTGGTGATCGGCAACGGCATGGCGGGCTGCCGCGCGGTGGAGGAAATCCTCGCCCGCGATCCGGGCCGCTTCGAGGTCACGATCTTCGGCGCCGAGCCGCGCGTGAACTACAACCGGATCATGCTTTCGCCCGTTCTCGCCGGCGAGAAGACTTTCGACGAAATCGTCATCAACACCAGCGAATGGTATGCCGACAACGGCATCACGCTCGTTTCGGGTGACCGCGTCGATCACATCGACCGCGCGAACCAGACCGTCGTCGCCGCTTCGGGTCGCACCGAGCCTTACGACAAGCTGCTCATCGCCACGGGTTCGGAACCCTTCATCATCCCGGTTCCGGGCAAGGACCTCGAAGGCGTGGTCACCTTTCGCGATCTCGACGACGTCGACAGGATGCTCGCAGCCGCCGACAAAGGCGGCAATGCGGTCGTCATCGGCGGCGGCCTGCTCGGGCTCGAGGCAGCGCACGGTCTCTCGCTGCGCGGGATGAAGGTCACCGTGATCCATCTCATGCCAACGCTCATGGAGCGCCAGCTCGACGAGGCTGCGGGCTACCTACTCAAGACCGAGCTGGAAAGCCGCGGGCAGACCATCCTTACTGGCGCCAACACCAAGGAAGTGCTCGGCAAGCAGGGCAAGGTTACCGGCGTCCTGCTCGAGGACGGGACCGAGATTCCTGCCGACATCGTCGTCATGGCCGTCGGTATTCGCCCCTCGACCGGGCTGGCCAAGGCCGCCGGGCTGGACGTCGAGCGCGGCATTCTCGTCGACGATCACATGGTCACCTCGGACCCGGCGATCCTCTCGGTTGGAGAATGCGTCCAGCACCGGGGCCTGTGCTACGGCCTCGTCGCGCCGCTGTGGGAAATGTGCCGCGCACTTGCCGATCACGTCACCGACCGCCCGACCGGCTATGCGGGTTCGGTGACCTCGACCAAGCTCAAGGTCTCGGGGATCGACCTGTTCTCCGCCGGCGATTTCTCCGGTGCACCGGGGCCCGACGGCGAGCCTTGCGAGGACATTGTCATGCGCGATGCCTCGCGCGGGATCTACAAGCGCGTGATCGTGCAGGGCAACAAGGTCGTGGGCGCGGTGCTCTACGGCGATACCGCCGATGGCTCGTGGTACTTCGACCTGCTCAAGAAGGGCGAGGACGTCTCGGACATTCGCGAGGCACTCATTTTCGGTCAGGCCTTCGCGTCCGGGGGTGCGCTCGCGGACCCTAATGCTGCCGTTGCGGCCCTCTCGGACGATGCCGAGATCTGCGGGTGCAACGGCGTCTCCAAGGGCCAGGTCGTCTCGTGCATCAATGACGGATCGCACTCGCTCGATGCCGTGCGCTCGACCTGCAAGGCCTCGGCCTCGTGCGGCTCGTGCACCGGACTGGTCGAGAGCCTGCTCTCGCTGACGCTGGGCGGCGAGGTCGAGAGCGGACCGAAGACCTTGTGCAAGTGCACCAGCTTCACTCACGACGACGTGCGCGCGCTGATCCTCGAGAAGGAGCTCAAGCTGATCCCGCAGGTAATGCAGGAACTGCACTGGTCGACGCCCGACGGCTGCGCCTCGTGCCGCCCTGCGCTCAACTACTACCTGCTGTGCGCATGGCCGGACGAATACGAGGATGACCAGAAGAGCCGCTTCGTCAACGAGCGCATGCACGCCAACATCCAGAAGGACGGCACCTATTCGGTCGTCCCGCGCATGTGGGGCGGGCTCACCAACCCGCGCGAACTGCGCGCGATCGCAGACGTGGTCGAGAAGTACGACGCGCCGATGGTCAAGGTTACCGGCGGCCAGCGGCTCGACATCTTCGGCATCAAGAAGGAGGACCTGCCCGCGGTCTGGGCCGACCTCAACGCCGCCGGGATGGTCTCGGGCCATGCCTATGGCAAGTCGCTGCGCACGGTGAAGACCTGCGTCGGTTCGGAATGGTGCCGCTTCGGCACCCAGGATTCGACCGGGCTCGGCGTCCAGATCGAGCGCATGACCTGGGGCTCGTGGATGCCGCACAAGTTCAAGATCGCGGTCTCGGGCTGCCCCCGCAACTGCGCGGAGGCGACGATCAAGGACTTCGGCGTGGTCTGCGTCGACAGTGGCTACGAACTGCACATCGCGGGCAACGGCGGCATCAAGGTTCGCGCCACCGACCTCCTTTGCAAGGTCGAGACCGAGCAGGAGGCGCTCGACGTGTGTGCTGCCTTCATCCAGCTCTACCGCGAGGAGGCCCACTACCTCGAGCGCACCGCGCCCTGGGTCGAGCGGGTCGGCTTGCAATACGTCAAGGACCGCCTCGCCGAGGATGGTGCAATCGCCACTTATGCCGCGGCATTCCGCTATTCGCAGCAGTTCATGCAGGACGACCCCTGGGCCCGGCGCGCCGAGGGTGAGCGTTCGGACCTGCACCAGCACATCGCCACCGTGCGCCCGATGGAAATGGAGACCGTATCGTGA